In Parafrankia irregularis, the genomic window GATCGGAGACCGCGCGCGCAGGGCCGGGCTCCGCTCAGCCTGGCGCGTCAGCCTGGCGTGGAAGCGGCAGCGGCGTAGCGGGCGGTGCCGTCGGCGACCGCGGCGTGGACGGCGCGGGCCAGCCGTGCCCCCCACTCGGAGCGCGGGCCGCAGTACTCGGCCTGCGCCCGGCTCGCACGCGTGACTTGTGGGCTGTCCGTGGCTCCTGGGCCATCTGGGCAGCAGACCACGATGGCGTCCGACGCGGTGCCGGTGCCGGGCATGCCGGCCTCCAGCAGCGCCTGGCTTTTGGCCTCGGTCGCCGTGATGACGGCGTTGACCATCGCGGCGTCGCTCAGCCGCACCGGCAGCAGGCAGACCAGGTTGACCGTGCCAGGGCGCCATCTGGCCGCCGGCAGCGACAGGCCTTCCGATGCGGCGGCCCAGGTCGGGTACGACAGCCCGACCGTCGCGTCGCAGCGGACAGCGCCGTCACTGGCACTGGTCATCTGCCGGGTGTTCGCGGCGGTCATCAGCCCTGCACCGGCTCCCGCCGGCAGGCCGAGCCCGGCGGCGATCTCGCCGAGATGAATGGCAGGGTCGTCACGGCGGTAGTTCAGCGCCACCTCGGCGTTGATGACCCACTGGCCGCGGGTGAGCCCGCCGCCGAGCACCGCGCTGGAAATCATCCGCACCGGCGCGGCGAACCGCCAGACAAGCACCGGACGCCGCTGCCCGGTGCCGTCGTCGTGGTGCTCGTGCTGGTCGAGCCGCACCGCCAAGGCCGGATGGGCCGGCACCTCGGGTGCGTCCGCGGTGCTGGTGAGGTCGACGCTCACTGTGGTCGCACTGCCGACGTACTCACCGGCGCCGACGAACCGGTGCGGGAGCCGGACCGGCCTCGCCGAGCGGGGGCGGCAAGCCTGTGGGTTCTGCTTCTCATCGTCATCATCGGCTCCTCGCCACACCTTAGCGAGATCGAGCCGCCGCCTCCGGCCGAGTCCGAGTCCGAGACCGAGTCCGAGACTGGGGCCAGCGGCGCCATGGTCCGCGGACCCGCCCATCTTTTACGCACGTATAGCATTGTGGGCTGGGGCTTGAGGCGGCACTGGCTTGAGACGGCACTGAGAGGTTCCAGATGACGACACCCCGCCGGGTTGGCACGGAGACGTCGAAGACGCGCGCGGTGCTCTTGGACAGCGCCGAGCGTCTCATGCTCGGCGAGGGGTACGCGGCGGTCACCTACCGCGGCGTGGCAGCCCGGGCCGGGGTGACCTCCGGCCTCGTCCAGTACTACTTTCCGACGCTGGACGACCTTTTCCTCGCGCTGGTCCGGCGCCGGACGGAGCAGACCCTGAGCACGCTGGTCGAGGCGTTGCAGACGGGTCAGCCGCTACGCGCGCTCTGGGAGTTCTCGAACAACCGGACGGCCGGAGCCCTGATCGCGGAGCTGACGGCACTGGCGAACCACCGCAAGATAATCAGGGCCGAGATGGCGGCGGTCGGGGAGAAGGTCCGTGCGCTGACGCTCGAGGCGCTGGCCAGATCGTCGAACGACTACACGGTTCCGCTGGAGAACATCCCGGTCGAGGTGCTCGTCTTCCTGGTGACCAGCAGCCCGCGGGCGATAATCACCGAGCAGTCGGTGGGCATGTCGACGTCCCATGCCG contains:
- a CDS encoding adenosylcobinamide amidohydrolase, with translation MSVDLTSTADAPEVPAHPALAVRLDQHEHHDDGTGQRRPVLVWRFAAPVRMISSAVLGGGLTRGQWVINAEVALNYRRDDPAIHLGEIAAGLGLPAGAGAGLMTAANTRQMTSASDGAVRCDATVGLSYPTWAAASEGLSLPAARWRPGTVNLVCLLPVRLSDAAMVNAVITATEAKSQALLEAGMPGTGTASDAIVVCCPDGPGATDSPQVTRASRAQAEYCGPRSEWGARLARAVHAAVADGTARYAAAASTPG
- a CDS encoding TetR/AcrR family transcriptional regulator, giving the protein MTTPRRVGTETSKTRAVLLDSAERLMLGEGYAAVTYRGVAARAGVTSGLVQYYFPTLDDLFLALVRRRTEQTLSTLVEALQTGQPLRALWEFSNNRTAGALIAELTALANHRKIIRAEMAAVGEKVRALTLEALARSSNDYTVPLENIPVEVLVFLVTSSPRAIITEQSVGMSTSHAETLEFVERYLDRVEPRQSDS